The following are encoded in a window of Geobacter metallireducens GS-15 genomic DNA:
- the tpx gene encoding thiol peroxidase: protein MQERPGIITFKGNPMTLLGPALAVGDKAPAFIAVDTGLAPVSLADFAGKVKIISAVPSLDTPVCDTETRRFNQEAATLPDNVVLLTVSMDLPFAQKRWCGAAGIDRVKTLSDYRDRSFGLAYGVVIKELMLLSRSLFVIDATDTIRYLQHVPEVTSEPDYAAVLAAAKSLL from the coding sequence ATGCAGGAACGCCCAGGCATCATCACCTTCAAGGGAAACCCCATGACGCTCCTCGGCCCGGCCCTGGCGGTGGGTGACAAGGCCCCGGCCTTCATCGCCGTGGACACCGGCCTCGCCCCGGTATCCCTGGCCGACTTCGCCGGGAAGGTCAAAATCATCAGCGCCGTCCCCTCCCTCGACACACCGGTCTGCGACACGGAGACCCGCCGCTTCAACCAGGAAGCGGCAACTCTGCCGGACAATGTCGTGCTGCTCACCGTGAGCATGGACCTCCCCTTTGCCCAGAAGCGCTGGTGCGGTGCCGCCGGCATCGACCGGGTAAAGACCCTCTCCGACTACCGGGACCGCTCCTTCGGCCTCGCCTACGGGGTGGTCATCAAGGAGCTGATGCTCCTCTCCCGCTCCCTCTTCGTCATCGACGCCACGGACACCATCCGGTACCTCCAGCATGTGCCCGAAGTGACCAGCGAGCCCGACTACGCGGCGGTTCTTGCCGCGGCCAAGAGTCTCCTGTAG